TCAGGTATATTCATGCTACTTCCTTGTTATGATATCAGTGGGGAAACTTAGAAAATGTCCTCAGACTTGAGAACTCATGGCTTTTAGAACTTTTTATGCTTATAAAAGCTACGGTCCTGgtttctatatatatgcatataacCGACTATGTTCATTTTTAGTTGGCAGTGTTGGCAATATATGTTGGTGATGAGTTCCTTGCTTTGTATCACTGCATAAGAAGTTTAGCTGTTAAAGATCCTTTCCCTGATGCATGGAACAACCTTATTTTACTGTTTGAAAGAGTAAGACTCAAGCTCATGttcctattttctttttcctttttttctaaatacTATCACCTACATTGCTGTTGCTgccgattttttttcttcttggcgGTTCTCAGTTGGTTTCTGTGGTCTTTCAGAACAGGGCATCCCATATGCAATACCTTTCCAGTGAGGCCAGCTTTGATTTCTTACAACCATCTGAATGTAGCGTCCAGACTAAAGTACAATCCACTAATGATTTGTTGAATTGCAAGCCTTTGAAAGCTGAAGATGAAGGCTCAAGGGAGACAAATTTATGGTCTCTTATCATTAGAACAATAAGTTTCTTGTTCATAACAGCCAGGTACTCCTTGAAGAACATTTTGCTTCTACTAAACAGGTTTAGGGTTCCTGTCTAGATTTACTTATGTAATCATCTTTAATGACTCGTTCTTAATCTATTATGTGTAGCATTTGCTATGATGTCTTCTGGTTCCTACAGTAAATTTTCACCACTCTGGTAAAATGCTTGATATGCTAATTGATATGGAATTATCTATCCGGAGTAGTCTCCTTGATAATTGTTCTGTTGTcatcttttataaaattgaacgCTTGTCTTAGGTTGAGCTTCTGAGAGTTAATGATCTTTTAGTGGATTCACAAAGAACATCAAAAGAAGGTGTAAGAATTTTTTATAGGCATTACCATAAATTCTGAGCCAACAGAATAAATGCTTATGTTTGAAATTTTGGACAGAGAAACTAAACTGTTATCCTTATCACGAGGATTATTAGCTGAACATGATCAATGCATCCTTTCTTCTGAAATATGCTGTCACATTtctaattcaagttttttttatcatatgcaTTGCATTCTGCAAGTACCACTTCCACCATATGGCATGCTGATCTGAATTTTTGCTAACTTCTTAATAGTATTATCCTCTTATGAACTCCTTACTTTACAAAAGATGGTTGTATACATTACTAATTGCTTATTCAATGTGTGACAGTTTTGAGGATTTTCCTTGTACTTTTGCATCTACTATTAAAGAGGTCGATGTGTTGATGGCACTAGATGATGCAAAGCTAGAAGCTGCAATGGAGTCATATCAGCATATGAATTCAGCCAGGACTGGTCCTTTTAGAACCCTTCAATGTGTCTCAGTATTCATCTTTGTCATTGAGAATCTAATAAATAGCCCGGACAGAAAAGATTCAAAGGATAGAACTGAAGCACAGCAGCTTGTGTTAACACAAGCTGCATTGACTGCTTCGTTCATCTTCATGGGACGCCTTACTGGTAGATGTTTGAAGGTAGTTTTGTTGGACTCTTGCCCACTTTTACCAGCTTTACTCATTTTCGTGGAGTGGTTGGCGATTATTCTTGACGAACTAGAAACATATGGATCTGATGATAAAAGTACAAGCGCcatgtcttatttttttggtgagTTTCTTGAACTTCTGAAGCAGTTTGATGTTAATAGTAGTGAAGTCGAGCCTCCACGCAGCGTTGCCCTTTGGGAAGACTATGAGTTGAGAGGCTTTGCACCATTAGCTCGTTCACAGGTGCCATTGGATTTTGCAAATCATTGGGGACACAGGACCAGTTACAAAAATGGAACTCAATACCGTGCTAACCGCATTATTGATGCCGCAATAAAGATTGCAGACAGATCAAACAGTAATCACAAGTGGATCTTCTATGATAAATCTGGAAGAAATTTTTCTGTTGGAGGATCAGATAAATTTCCAGACAGGAAAGAGTCTGAAAAGACGGAGTCTGCTAGTGCTGTTGTTCAAGAGAAAGTGCCAGATCAGCAAATTTTCCATTTTACAGAAAAAAGTGAGAAAGCTATTCTCGAGGAGAAACCAAGTAGCCCTTTTGTGAATGGAAAATCTGTTTCCttggaagaggaagaagtaATTCTCTTCAAGCCTCTCACAAGATACAATTCTGCACCGCTTTATAGCTCTATCACCTCTAATGATCAAACACCTTCTGAAGACACTGGGGACAAAATTGTACCTGCCGAAGAATGCTTGCGACGTGCTACATCACTACTAATAGCACAATACCAGGGCCAGGGTGATCCTTCGGCATTCCATTCTGACCTCAGTAATTTCAGGTGCAACAAACCAATGAAAAAGCAGGAGCCCCTTGTAAAGGATACAGTAGAACACCTGCTTTCAGAAGCCTCTATCTCTCATTGGACTCCCTCTCTCAGCACCTCCATTTCTGCTGGGCCTCCCTCACTCAATGCCTGGGTCCTCAATAGAGGTTTGAGCAATGAAAGGGTGAAAGGTAAAAGTGACATGAGTAAACATAGCTTGGCACCTATTCAGGAAATAGCTTCAGCATCCATGAATGATCTCTGTATCAGTGAAACTGACTCTGTAATTAGTTTGGGGCATGAATCTATGACCCCACATCACTCTTTTCGTCCTTATTCAGCTCCAGTGCCTTCTGCCCCATTTCTTCCAGATGATGCTGTGCCGCTCAATGGCAGGCAATCTACTTTCACTGACTACAATAGCGCAGGAACCATCAACAGAacaaattctaattattttgagaCACCTCAAGTGAGTGGCTATTTGAATTGGACTGGTTCTCATCAACCACTTGATTATGGTCCTGGAATTCCAGGATTCATGGATGCATACACACCAGTGCGTAGAATGACTTCTTCTGAATGGCTTCGTCAGTACAGGGAAAGTCAGAATCTCGAGCGAAGCACTAGTCACTTATGGCCAGTTCATTCGTATGCCATTGGGAACACTGGAAACTTCCATGACATGTCCAGCTCTGGTCTTTTCGATCAGCGGGGAATTCCTTGGGCTTCTAACCAATTAATTTATGAAGGGAGCCCTCCATTGCATCCAGGTTTTCCTCCTGTTTATGAAACCGTTGATCAAAGGAACAAATTCATTTATGGTTACCAAAGACCGAGCCCTTATGGATGTGGTGTCACGAATGAGCCAGAGCCACTCTTGCAGTATCTCAAGGAGAAAGAATGGCTGCTCCAGCAGGATCCGACATTGAGAGGTCCTACGTATATGGGAAGTTGAAACTGTCATACAAATCAGTCAATATGAGCACTGAACATGGCTGCATACCTTTGTCGGAGCTGCAGTCAGCATGTTAATGATCCATAGGCCGCAACTCTGATTTGTTAGTTGTTAACATATATGTGTCTATGTGTATGTATATGCATATATTTAGCCATTCCTCCAAAAGAAGAATAGCTTTTAAGAAAGTGTGCAGAAAAATTTCAGCCGTGTAGGAATcgtatatatatagtttgtcaAAATTGACATGTTGTATCAGTATCAGATAGTATCTGCCCTGTTATATATACAGGGCAGTGAAGAGAATGCTCTGAAACTTTTAACTTAAGAATTCATTTCAATTGTTAACCTGCAAAGATTGTATCGATCCGCTTTCGCGCTGTTTTTATCACTGATTTTAGAGAACAGCCCTCGACAAAGCTCAAAATGCATGGCTAAGACATAATATCAGCGACCTCGCAAAAACTCTCGAAAACATGGATAACTTCAAATAGGGACCCCATCTATGATGTGATTTTCAATCACACCCCAACTATTGATTTAATTACTAGTGTTATCCCAAAGCTGATacccgattaaaccgaaaaaatcgaaccgtgaaaaaaaaccgattaaaattttgaaaaaaccggccggttcggtttcggttttataagcctgaaaccgaaaacaccaaaccgaaccgaacccaaactgaaaataaaaaaaaaaccgagccaaactggaaaaaccgagccaaaccggtttgaactggttttttttctaaaaaaccaaaccgaaccgaatccggtcggtttgaaccggtttcagttcagttttggttttttttaaaaaacaaaaaattcaatttagttattttttttaataaaaactgaactgaatcgaaaataatcacccctaaacGGAGCTAACATATGGAGGGAAAATTGACATATTTTATACATTGCTAGATTAATTTGGGTATAATTGAAAGTTTTAACATCGTACAAATGCATCTGCTGAGATTTAAGGACCTTTTTAATCGACTTTGTAGTTTCTAAATTAAAAGCTCATGATTCATCAAACATTTTTAGAACTAACAATATTTATGCTTAAGTTTAGATTTATCTATACGTATCACTGTCACTTGTGTCTTTCAAGCAGAGTtgtcaatttcatttaatagatattttatttttttaattaaaataaaatattttgattttagcgTGTTTTAACGTGCCTTTCAgggtttttctatatatatatatatatatatatatatatatatatatatataattcaacaaacataatttaaaattaaaattaattaattataaattatacaatataaataaaatatcaaacaaatataattttaaaatttaaaatatttttaaataatcaagattaaatagaactttaaccaacttaaataaaataacaatttgatTTAACAGCTTTTCAAACCCGGAATGAAATATGTGAAATAAAACCGGAATATTCAAACCGaaatttatccaaaaaatcCGGAACAAACtgagatttaaaatgaaataaaaattattctattctattttatttttaaattaatataaaatatttcaaccaTTCCAAATAATACAAAACAGAATTAACAACTTGCTTTCAAGTACTTCCATTGCCATTCCATAGCCAATCTTTAGAACTTCCAGGACACATTGCTTAAAGTATTGCATAATATTGTGTTaacgtaaaatattttttatttaaaaatatattaaaataatatatatatatatatatattattttttaaaatttatttttgatattaatatattaaaactatttaaaaatataaaaaaattaaattttttaatatgcacaacagtggagaaaaaaaaacttaccatattcaataatattatatattttaaaacgtttttcttttaatatattaatgtttatATACAGAAGAacacagaaaacactttcttcctcttaacttattttttttctttgacttaaAAAGtgaattctttttctattgatCAGTTTTCTATCAAATATGAGAGGAAAACAGGAAAACACTTTGGGGGCTAAGGGAGAACAATATTGAGCCATGATATTGTGCCAAAGAACTGTTTAACACGAATCCAAACAGCCTTAGCTTATTAGCCCAGTTCAAAGTATTCAACTTTCAAGTTCGTGTATCCTcttcctctccctccctctctctctgtaaAGAATTAAAAATCTCAGATCTCAAAAACCCACGATCGATATGGAGAAAGACAAACAATCAGACATATCTTCAGCACAAGCAGTCTTACTTGGAGCATTAGCACCTGGGGTTAACGTATGCTGTACTATTATTATCGCCGTACCATTGTTACATTACTATGCAATCatattgaccttttttttttttttgtcgttgtTCGAATTTCAGGGTCCAACATGGAACACATTGAAATCAGCATTTTTGCTGTTGGGTTTGTGTCTTGCTATGATGCTTGTCTTAGCTTTCTCTTCCAGCGACTCTTCTTTGGTAATTCATGTTGGGTTTCTTGTAACAATCACAGCTACCCTCTTCTTGCTTCTTAGCTGGtaatctatttcttttcttaaaaatatccTAACTTTGTTGAATTGAAACATGGGTTATTGTTTCTTAGATtgatttgcttttgattttgggACTTCTGTTTAGAGTACGCATAAGaccattgttttgttttatttttttgtatatgattccttaaaaatgattattgcttaagctttttatttatctatgtttgttttttgcatcttgATCCAGTTAGTTTTGCCAGGCCTACAATTCTAACCTTAActtatcctctcttttttcttttaccagTAATAAAATTTGTAGTATATTTTCGCAAGCTTCAGGATAATTTTCCTTAACAATGGTTTATGTTGGTCAGTAAATTCTAGTATCTATCGGTAAGGAATCTAATTGTTGCAAGGTCCCTTATGGGATAAGGCAGTTGATATAGGTTGTTGATAAAACCACCATAGGAATGGAGCCTTGCAAGGTGCCTTATGGGATAAGGCAGTTGATATAGGTTGTTGATAAAACCACCATGGGAATGGAGCCCCTTCGATAGAGCTTAGATGATTGGATTATTAGTTTATATGGTTTGTGACGATTTATTGTGCATGAACATCAGTGTTGGGCTCTGGAAGCGTAGTTTTGGTTGTGCAACTCATTTTCCCACTTGGTCTGTTTGAGGGGTGATTGTTAAGTATTGGATCTTCGATGTAATGTCAAAAAAGTGTCATCAGGGATGAAAAACACATCTTTAAGCTAAAGGGTAGAGAGATCTGCTGCATACATGTCATTTATAAGATTAAAATGCATGAATATATCAACATGGCATATCTGTTGCCCCATTTCTTTCCTGCACACAGAGTATCTTGCCTAAGAACAATAGTTGGCCTGCAAATCTGAACATCCCAAACATTTCTCTATCTTCTTTAGGGTTTGAGGAAATGGTGCTTGCTATGCCTTTTGGTTTCTACGACCTGTGCAGTATTGTGTTTGCATCTAACAACCCATATGGTGTCAAGTGATGGTTATAACACGTGATTTTGAATAGAAATTGATTGCTCTTTACTCAAGATTGCTAGTTCCTTGCTTGGAAGTAGATTGATTGAATTCATTCTATATGCACTGTCTTTATGCAGTCTAAACTGCTCACAGCAGTAGTTTTCTAGAAgaggttaaaaaaaactagaaatatttGCCAATTTCCcctgattgattttttaaactgGCTCTAGTTGGAAAGCACTCTGGAACTCCAATTGTACTGCCTTAAAACTGTGTTAGAAAATCATGGGTATGGGTTTTCTATCCAATAACTGTTTGCAGCTGGGGCACAGCATCTGTTTGGTGCACGGATTGTTTATGCACCTTATGTGCTAGTGGATCtatctgaaaataaaatgatgatccTTGCATGTTGGAATAAGAGGGCTTTCATAATCTGAGTTTTCTTATGGGCTTTTAGTGATTTCTTGACTCCGTGTAATTTAGCTGCCTAGATCGCCATTTAATTTGACTCCAGGATGTTACATGCACGCTCTAAGTAGCAAGCAAGGTATTCACTTGGGTGAGTTGATGGTGGTGCTTCTGAAGTGTCATTGGGGGCATTTACCCTTTATACATGTGCATGATTTAAATATGCTAAGAAGGAAGACCCTGAAGTTATGCTTGTTTCATTATGACCTTTATGGAATTCATCTTTGGGATGTAGTTGATTAGCCTCTCCTATTTGAAAAACCACCCCAATGagcaaaatcatttttcaaatataGCTGATAACACATTTTCAAGTTGTAAGCTTTCTAAAGCAGTTACATTCATCTGCAGGTTTCTTTCACAGACGGGTCTGGTTTCAATTGAACATCAAATGCGAGAAATGGATTTGGTGCCCGAAGATCAGGGAGCTAAGCAAAAAGAGACGTgatgtttttcttaatatatatatcacattAGAATTGAAGGCATAACAAAGAAAGATCTTTCAAGACTTCATCACCATCTAAAGGAAAAGATGGTTACAATATTCTCTACATTCATTCAGagagaaatgagaagaaaagagtGAAGGAACAGCAATCAAAGCATCACAGGTCTCCGCCCATGATTTCATGTGGAAATCTCGTCAGCAACCTTTGCTGCTATCATGTACTTCCTTCTTCtccttatctttgttttttttggactTGACGAAGCAGAAACATGAGCAACATGGCAAATGAAACAAGAACTTCATCTCTTTCAAGTTCCTGTGATTTCAGTTTTTGGAAAACCTGGTATATATATTATCCTAAACAGGAGCTCCTGCCCTGTTTTTTTAACCTTTCCTTTATCCATTTATTATCCCTCTGGATGCCATTCCTATCTTTACAGATGTAAAGATGCTTAACTTCAATTTCATATCGATGGCCATTGGTTTCTTATACTTCTTTATTTGGGTCATGTTGCAtcaagaaaaagagagggaTTCGATTTGCAATGCCTTTCTTCAAAGAAATGCTTTCTAGGTTACAATTTTGATTCGGAATGGGTTTACGGTTTTGATTCCATTAAAGTGTGGAACAATCTAGGGGTCAACTCATAAACGAATGGtgattatttgataaatgtCATCTGATTTTGTCAATGGAGTGtttttaatcatgtttcaactagagttttttaaaattttaatttttttgttttaaattaattttttttatgtttttaattgttttgatgttttttttggttaaaaataatttttttaaaaaaatattattttaatatatttttaaccaaaaaatattttaaaaaacaattattattattcttccaAACATCTTCTAAATACATGAGCGCTATGGTGACTAGGTAATGGCAAGTACTTTAGGTTAAACTAGGCTAAAAACTTAAGAAAGGTTATATGAGAGATTAGACCTGGACTATGTTTCTACGTTTTGTTGTGcgacaaatattattatatatataaaaaaatgtgagtgttaaaatatttgaaatggaGATTAAAAACATGGCTGTCGCACGTGTGTAGTGTCATAAGACTCATAACGATTATTCTCCCGGGTCAATATCTCTTTGGTAATGGGGAAAGAACaaagaattattgttttttatcaataaaatagagatgaagtcgccacctagtattttttCCACTAGAAATCTTAATTAGTCTTATAATCTAGATAAGAGCACAACTTGTGTATAGGAAGGACATATCGCCTCTAGTACACCTTATCTAAGGTAATCTACATTGTTTGTTTGTCTGATATAAATTTAGgtattattgtgttttctaaccgttggtctgtctaagatttaaaaaaaagtcttcatcTATAaagaggttcttatcttatcaggttaaaatctaatcgttttaatgttaaaaaaaataaaaaaaattgtttttttattaaatatcgaGAATACATAttacatataagttcataatcccatatattaaaagagaacaattttttttttggtgtttttgaaatgtatgtcaagttctcatggatttaataaactagttattaaatccaaaatacaagtaaaataaaaaaaattatttttttgtgaaattttaatatgataaaatatgcaaatttaatttttaagagacTTTGACcatatgcaaattaaaataaaattgtatttttgaaagaaaattttgttgttgttgtttttgtggaaAGGAACTGATTTGTTTAATACTGAAAAAGCATCTCATGTATAGATcacaattccaaatattaaatatgtgagagtagaaaaaaacaggaaattaaatgcaaaataatcttttaaaaattaaaagttattaaaaaattgtgttttgcaagatgtaaataaaatatttttatcaaagctATTTTAACCAtgatatcaattcaaaacaaattgtcATTCATAAACTCAAAATCGAATAACGCCAAACATCCTCAcaaatcttattaatttcatgaacttatatttaaatttcatgttaatttaaataaatcaacatcAATCCAAGAACAAAACATGAATCAAGATTTAATGTTCAAATCAACATAAACTCAAATCTAAGAATAAAATCACAATTCAATGCAAATTAtcaaaccaaaaacacaaatgaattccagttaaataatttgtttgaaCAATCCAAAATTATAGACAACAATAAGCAAATTGTCTTAAATTTCACAATGTTATACCAATTTGTCCAAAAATAGTTTGAGTTTATAAATCAATCTTCTAGGACATTTGAAATGTCCAAGGTATACTGCAATAGACATTGGAAGACCgctggaacagtggcggcgcgtgaaccACTCTTCACCATCTATACTAGTGCTTGGATTCATGCATTGCCGCTTCTAAAGGAAGGTGGGCTACTAGATATAAAGCGTCTCGATCTCCTTTTCACTCCTACATTGGCGGTGACACCCACCGCTGCTCGAGGAAGGGGATCTGAATATCTAAAAGTTTGACTTTCTCTATCCTTCAAATCTCTCTCATTTTCCTTCATTGTtgatttctt
The DNA window shown above is from Populus trichocarpa isolate Nisqually-1 chromosome 4, P.trichocarpa_v4.1, whole genome shotgun sequence and carries:
- the LOC7477396 gene encoding nonsense-mediated mRNA decay factor SMG7-like isoform X2, with the translated sequence MDTNSHLNDQKEKPSLFVEVANLEKQLWALIHTKGLLDPNVQDLYRKICSGYERIILSDHKLGDLQDTEYSLWKLHYRHIDEYRKRMKRNSANGETTTFATPQSVVAAKESSDNHVVGFKSFLSKATEFYQNLIFKIKRYYGLPEDFSFLRSGGNSASVEPKKMQKLQFLCHRFLVCLGDFARYREQCEKSDAQSHNWSVAVAHYLEATIIWPDSGNPQNQLAVLAIYVGDEFLALYHCIRSLAVKDPFPDAWNNLILLFERNRASHMQYLSSEASFDFLQPSECSVQTKVQSTNDLLNCKPLKAEDEGSRETNLWSLIIRTISFLFITASFEDFPCTFASTIKEVDVLMALDDAKLEAAMESYQHMNSARTGPFRTLQCVSVFIFVIENLINSPDRKDSKDRTEAQQLVLTQAALTASFIFMGRLTGRCLKVVLLDSCPLLPALLIFVEWLAIILDELETYGSDDKSTSAMSYFFGEFLELLKQFDVNSSEVEPPRSVALWEDYELRGFAPLARSQVPLDFANHWGHRTSYKNGTQYRANRIIDAAIKIADRSNSNHKWIFYDKSGRNFSVGGSDKFPDRKESEKTESASAVVQEKVPDQQIFHFTEKSEKAILEEKPSSPFVNGKSVSLEEEEVILFKPLTRYNSAPLYSSITSNDQTPSEDTGDKIVPAEECLRRATSLLIAQYQGQGDPSAFHSDLSNFRCNKPMKKQEPLVKDTVEHLLSEASISHWTPSLSTSISAGPPSLNAWVLNRGLSNERVKGKSDMSKHSLAPIQEIASASMNDLCISETDSVISLGHESMTPHHSFRPYSAPVPSAPFLPDDAVPLNGRQSTFTDYNSAGTINRTNSNYFETPQVSGYLNWTGSHQPLDYGPGIPGFMDAYTPVRRMTSSEWLRQYRESQNLERSTSHLWPVHSYAIGNTGNFHDMSSSGLFDQRGIPWASNQLIYEGSPPLHPGFPPVYETVDQRNKFIYGYQRPSPYGCGVTNEPEPLLQYLKEKEWLLQQDPTLRGPTYMGS
- the LOC7477396 gene encoding nonsense-mediated mRNA decay factor SMG7-like isoform X1, coding for MAGQEILFLPVMDTNSHLNDQKEKPSLFVEVANLEKQLWALIHTKGLLDPNVQDLYRKICSGYERIILSDHKLGDLQDTEYSLWKLHYRHIDEYRKRMKRNSANGETTTFATPQSVVAAKESSDNHVVGFKSFLSKATEFYQNLIFKIKRYYGLPEDFSFLRSGGNSASVEPKKMQKLQFLCHRFLVCLGDFARYREQCEKSDAQSHNWSVAVAHYLEATIIWPDSGNPQNQLAVLAIYVGDEFLALYHCIRSLAVKDPFPDAWNNLILLFERNRASHMQYLSSEASFDFLQPSECSVQTKVQSTNDLLNCKPLKAEDEGSRETNLWSLIIRTISFLFITASFEDFPCTFASTIKEVDVLMALDDAKLEAAMESYQHMNSARTGPFRTLQCVSVFIFVIENLINSPDRKDSKDRTEAQQLVLTQAALTASFIFMGRLTGRCLKVVLLDSCPLLPALLIFVEWLAIILDELETYGSDDKSTSAMSYFFGEFLELLKQFDVNSSEVEPPRSVALWEDYELRGFAPLARSQVPLDFANHWGHRTSYKNGTQYRANRIIDAAIKIADRSNSNHKWIFYDKSGRNFSVGGSDKFPDRKESEKTESASAVVQEKVPDQQIFHFTEKSEKAILEEKPSSPFVNGKSVSLEEEEVILFKPLTRYNSAPLYSSITSNDQTPSEDTGDKIVPAEECLRRATSLLIAQYQGQGDPSAFHSDLSNFRCNKPMKKQEPLVKDTVEHLLSEASISHWTPSLSTSISAGPPSLNAWVLNRGLSNERVKGKSDMSKHSLAPIQEIASASMNDLCISETDSVISLGHESMTPHHSFRPYSAPVPSAPFLPDDAVPLNGRQSTFTDYNSAGTINRTNSNYFETPQVSGYLNWTGSHQPLDYGPGIPGFMDAYTPVRRMTSSEWLRQYRESQNLERSTSHLWPVHSYAIGNTGNFHDMSSSGLFDQRGIPWASNQLIYEGSPPLHPGFPPVYETVDQRNKFIYGYQRPSPYGCGVTNEPEPLLQYLKEKEWLLQQDPTLRGPTYMGS
- the LOC7477395 gene encoding uncharacterized protein LOC7477395, whose translation is MEKDKQSDISSAQAVLLGALAPGVNGPTWNTLKSAFLLLGLCLAMMLVLAFSSSDSSLVIHVGFLVTITATLFLLLSWFLSQTGLVSIEHQMREMDLVPEDQGAKQKET